The following are from one region of the Spirochaetae bacterium HGW-Spirochaetae-1 genome:
- a CDS encoding translation initiation factor IF-2 — protein MKAIDIATRNHISEEDVFEVCKELGIKRDQESEISDQDVFLIEKKIEVIKTKKAQRVESIKKGKKIKLKRKVHVSKEIKEKQAGDVQHRQDMDEKHSISDEDKEIIVAEETGAAATGEAKRDIADKPDGAAVHPEREKRSEGTAYRGDTSRPRREGEGPRREGSTSGQRPAGAGPRREGSTPGQRPAGTGPRGTGGSPGQRPGGYGQRREGSGPGQRPAGTGPRPGGGPGQRTGGYGSRPGGGPGQRPGGSGPRPGGGPGQRTEAPRETPVEGLDDEKRRRKPKDKDKEKEKDSKKKYKKEKFEEKSIEIRKKTSSYQKKEISAPTVINITENVSVGELAKKMNIKVNEVIAKLMKMGEMVTINQIIDAETATILASEYGTEVKVVSLYDETIIKHEEEDRPEDYENRPPVVTVMGHVDHGKTKLLDAIRKTKVAEQEHGGITQHIGAYVVTVGDKKITFLDTPGHAAFTTMRARGAQITDIVILVIAANDGVMPQTIEAIDHARAAGVPIIVAINKIDLEEANIKKVKNELTAYELIPEEWGGTTLFAEISAKKGINIDGLLELVLIQSEMLELKGNKKVLAKGVVIESKLDSGRGPVATMLVQRGVLHAGDPFIVGHYSGKVRAMFDDQGKEIKEAGPSTPVEILGISGIPSAGDPFECVETEKLAKQVSQKRLEYKRIESAKKVRKVTLESLNEMIKDGEVQELCIIVKADVDGSAQALNEALVKLSTSEVRVKVIHAGAGSINDSDVMLASASNAVIIGYHVRPTGKVADLAERENVSIKFYNIIFEATDAIRAAMEGMLSPEIKEEILGVGEVRQVFKISKVGTIAGAFMTSGKITRKSKMRLIRDGVVVHEGGLKSLKRFKDDASEVVVGQEFGFALENFNDLKEKDTFEAFQLIEVAKVL, from the coding sequence ATGAAGGCTATTGATATCGCGACACGAAACCATATCTCTGAAGAAGATGTTTTTGAAGTATGCAAGGAGCTTGGCATAAAGCGTGATCAAGAGAGTGAGATCTCTGATCAGGATGTTTTTCTTATAGAGAAAAAAATTGAGGTTATTAAAACCAAAAAAGCACAGCGTGTTGAAAGCATCAAGAAGGGAAAGAAGATAAAGCTGAAGCGTAAAGTGCATGTTTCCAAGGAAATAAAAGAAAAACAGGCTGGAGATGTTCAGCACCGGCAGGACATGGATGAAAAGCATTCAATATCCGATGAAGATAAAGAAATAATTGTAGCAGAAGAAACCGGAGCTGCAGCGACCGGGGAAGCGAAAAGAGATATAGCTGACAAGCCGGATGGGGCCGCTGTTCATCCTGAAAGGGAAAAACGGAGCGAAGGCACGGCTTACAGGGGAGATACATCCAGACCGAGACGTGAAGGAGAAGGCCCCCGCAGGGAAGGAAGCACATCAGGCCAGAGACCTGCAGGAGCGGGACCCCGCAGGGAAGGGAGCACACCAGGCCAGAGACCTGCAGGAACAGGCCCCCGCGGTACTGGAGGAAGTCCCGGCCAGAGACCTGGAGGCTATGGTCAGCGCAGGGAAGGAAGCGGCCCCGGTCAGAGACCTGCAGGAACCGGACCCCGTCCGGGAGGAGGCCCCGGTCAGAGAACTGGAGGTTATGGTTCCCGTCCGGGAGGAGGCCCCGGTCAGAGACCCGGAGGCTCAGGACCCCGTCCAGGAGGAGGTCCCGGTCAGAGAACTGAAGCACCGAGGGAGACTCCCGTTGAAGGGCTCGATGATGAGAAGAGAAGAAGAAAGCCCAAGGACAAGGATAAGGAAAAAGAAAAGGACTCCAAGAAGAAATATAAAAAAGAAAAATTTGAAGAGAAGTCCATTGAAATAAGGAAAAAGACTTCATCCTATCAGAAAAAAGAAATTTCCGCACCGACGGTAATAAACATAACGGAAAACGTTTCTGTCGGCGAATTGGCGAAAAAAATGAACATCAAGGTTAATGAGGTTATCGCCAAACTCATGAAAATGGGAGAGATGGTCACCATTAACCAGATCATTGATGCCGAAACTGCTACAATTCTGGCATCAGAGTATGGAACGGAAGTAAAGGTTGTATCCCTTTATGATGAGACGATCATCAAGCACGAAGAGGAGGACAGACCTGAAGATTATGAGAACCGGCCCCCCGTTGTCACTGTAATGGGGCATGTTGACCATGGTAAGACAAAGCTTCTCGATGCTATCCGCAAAACAAAGGTTGCCGAACAGGAGCACGGCGGCATAACACAGCATATAGGCGCCTATGTTGTCACTGTGGGTGATAAAAAAATTACCTTCCTGGATACACCGGGACACGCCGCTTTTACAACTATGAGGGCGCGTGGGGCACAGATTACCGATATTGTCATTCTTGTCATTGCAGCCAATGACGGTGTAATGCCCCAGACCATTGAGGCTATAGATCACGCCCGTGCAGCGGGAGTTCCCATCATTGTAGCCATTAATAAGATTGATCTTGAGGAAGCCAATATTAAGAAGGTAAAAAACGAGCTTACAGCTTATGAGCTCATACCCGAAGAATGGGGAGGCACAACCCTTTTCGCCGAGATCAGTGCTAAGAAGGGGATCAATATAGACGGTCTCCTGGAATTGGTACTGATACAATCGGAAATGCTCGAGCTCAAGGGGAATAAAAAGGTTCTGGCCAAGGGAGTTGTTATTGAATCTAAACTGGATTCCGGCCGGGGACCTGTTGCAACGATGTTGGTTCAGAGGGGCGTGCTTCATGCCGGAGATCCCTTTATCGTGGGACACTATTCGGGAAAAGTCCGTGCAATGTTCGACGACCAGGGGAAAGAGATAAAAGAGGCAGGGCCTTCTACTCCCGTCGAGATACTGGGTATTTCCGGTATTCCCAGCGCGGGAGATCCTTTTGAATGTGTGGAAACAGAAAAGCTTGCCAAGCAGGTTTCCCAGAAGCGTCTTGAATACAAACGTATCGAATCAGCCAAGAAGGTGAGAAAGGTTACGCTGGAATCTCTCAACGAAATGATTAAGGACGGGGAGGTTCAGGAGCTGTGTATCATAGTCAAGGCCGACGTTGACGGTTCTGCCCAGGCTCTCAACGAGGCGCTGGTTAAGCTTTCCACCAGTGAGGTTCGAGTCAAGGTCATTCACGCCGGGGCCGGCAGTATCAACGATTCAGACGTTATGCTGGCATCGGCTTCCAACGCGGTTATCATCGGTTACCATGTCCGTCCTACGGGTAAAGTGGCTGATCTTGCCGAGAGAGAAAATGTCTCCATCAAATTTTACAATATCATATTTGAGGCGACGGATGCGATCAGGGCAGCCATGGAAGGAATGCTCTCGCCTGAAATCAAAGAGGAAATACTCGGCGTCGGTGAAGTGCGTCAGGTATTTAAAATATCCAAGGTGGGAACCATCGCCGGGGCCTTTATGACATCGGGGAAAATTACAAGAAAATCCAAAATGCGTCTGATCAGGGATGGCGTTGTAGTACATGAGGGTGGACTCAAATCACTGAAGCGATTCAAGGACGACGCATCAGAAGTTGTGGTTGGACAGGAATTCGGCTTTGCCCTCGAAAATTTTAATGATCTGAAGGAAAAGGACACCTTTGAGGCATTCCAGCTTATTGAAGTGGCAAAAGTTCTCTAG
- a CDS encoding ribosome-binding factor A, whose protein sequence is MAYRKDKLEEMIRRLISELIIRELKDPRIGFTTITKVELNKDYSDAKVGVSVLGTPREIRKTLEGLRSASGFIQHYIGKNMRLRHVPKINFTLDSSIAEGVRMVGLIDNLEYSAEDGDDEELPESEE, encoded by the coding sequence ATGGCGTATAGAAAAGACAAACTGGAAGAGATGATCAGAAGGCTCATTTCGGAGCTGATCATCAGGGAATTAAAAGATCCACGCATTGGTTTTACAACAATAACCAAGGTGGAGTTAAACAAGGATTATTCTGATGCGAAGGTCGGTGTTTCCGTTCTGGGTACACCGAGAGAAATACGCAAAACGCTGGAGGGACTGCGGTCTGCCAGTGGTTTTATCCAGCATTATATCGGGAAGAACATGCGTCTCAGGCATGTGCCGAAAATAAACTTTACACTGGATTCATCCATTGCCGAAGGAGTGAGGATGGTTGGTCTCATTGACAACCTGGAGTATTCAGCCGAAGACGGCGATGACGAAGAATTGCCGGAATCGGAAGAATAG
- the truB gene encoding tRNA pseudouridine(55) synthase TruB, giving the protein MAGIGRIEEPYKTGIVSISRLQNAVLLINKPEGLTSFETVARVRKLIQIKKIGHSGTLDKFASGLLVICTGWATKLTRFFLESNKEYIAVVQLGITTDTGDGEGEIIEKKSFEGITAEDFSAAAGHFKGEQMQLPPRYSALKVKGSRASDLARNGELVELERRRIFIYAIEGLESDPGSGRFTIKVRCSKGTYIRSLARDIGEKLGTGAYLAELVRTQSGNFSLEQAVTLEELEQYLAGMETEKNFTLEPAEALRDFNRITVQSEAVPRIFNGAWFQIEETTDIEYRDEEKKRFLIMDTEKNLIAIADVDIDKWHITYLNVFNNQLF; this is encoded by the coding sequence ATTGCCGGAATCGGAAGAATAGAGGAACCGTATAAGACTGGTATTGTGAGTATCTCCAGATTACAGAACGCTGTTCTTTTAATTAATAAGCCCGAGGGATTGACATCATTTGAAACCGTTGCCAGGGTTAGGAAATTAATACAGATAAAGAAGATCGGACACTCGGGGACTCTGGATAAATTCGCCTCGGGACTTCTGGTTATCTGTACTGGCTGGGCAACAAAGCTGACAAGGTTTTTTCTTGAGAGTAATAAGGAATATATAGCCGTTGTGCAGCTGGGTATCACCACCGACACCGGTGACGGGGAAGGCGAGATTATTGAAAAAAAGTCCTTTGAGGGAATCACCGCTGAGGATTTTTCAGCCGCGGCAGGTCATTTCAAGGGAGAGCAGATGCAGCTTCCGCCCCGGTATTCGGCTCTGAAGGTAAAGGGAAGCCGGGCCTCTGACCTGGCAAGAAACGGTGAACTGGTTGAACTCGAGCGGCGCAGAATTTTTATATATGCCATTGAAGGCCTTGAAAGCGATCCCGGATCGGGCAGGTTTACCATAAAAGTCCGTTGCTCAAAGGGAACCTATATACGTTCGTTAGCCCGCGATATCGGTGAAAAACTGGGAACCGGGGCATATCTCGCGGAATTGGTAAGAACACAATCGGGCAATTTTTCCCTGGAACAGGCAGTTACTCTGGAAGAACTTGAGCAATACCTGGCCGGGATGGAAACAGAAAAAAACTTCACATTGGAACCCGCCGAGGCACTTCGCGATTTTAACAGGATTACCGTACAATCCGAGGCGGTACCAAGAATTTTTAATGGAGCCTGGTTTCAGATCGAGGAAACAACGGATATAGAGTATCGCGATGAGGAGAAAAAAAGGTTCCTTATTATGGATACGGAAAAAAATTTAATTGCAATCGCCGATGTAGATATTGATAAATGGCACATTACGTATCTGAATGTGTTTAATAATCAGCTATTTTAA
- a CDS encoding 30S ribosomal protein S15, translating to MSGKSEVIEKYRTHESDTGSPEVQVALLTERINHLTEHFKIHKKDHHSRRGLLKLVGQRRRLLGYLKKKDLERYRSVIQSLGLRR from the coding sequence ATGTCAGGAAAAAGTGAAGTAATCGAAAAGTACAGGACTCATGAAAGTGATACAGGTTCTCCTGAGGTTCAGGTCGCATTGCTGACCGAACGTATCAATCACCTGACTGAGCATTTTAAGATTCATAAGAAAGACCACCATTCACGCAGAGGTTTGCTGAAGCTGGTTGGTCAGAGAAGAAGACTGCTCGGGTATCTTAAGAAAAAAGATCTCGAGAGATACAGAAGCGTAATCCAATCCCTGGGTCTCAGAAGATAG
- a CDS encoding polyribonucleotide nucleotidyltransferase produces MSIDYNIEVGKGRLNFNTGYLAKQAHGAVVVSYGETIVFATAVIDKNVREGQDFFPLTVDYREKSYAAGKIPGGFIKRESRPSDRETLVCRLTDRPLRPLFPPDFINEVQIIIYVLSHDKQNQPDVLAINAASAALSVSGIPFRGPVGAVRVGRIGGELVVNPTFTEMKESDIDLVVAGTKKAVTMIEGSSKNISEAEMLAAVEFAHENIKKICAAQDEFASQVNKPAINYTSFTADAGLKSKAVEVYFKEVEGLIQYKDKKEREDAFDAIVEKAKSELEEQFPETIGQIRGIIDDMDGEIIRKRILDEGVRADGRGLKDIRPIDIMAGILPRAHGSAVFTRGQTQSLGITTLGTIADAQRLDSLEGESHKRFMLHYHFPPFCVGETGRTGGVGRREIGHGMLAERALEYAIPESDVFPYTIRQVSEVLESNGSSSMATVCSGSLAMYNAGVPLKAAVAGIAMGLILENDRFAILSDILGLEDHLGDMDFKVAGTSEGITAFQLDIKVEGITTEIMRVALEQAREGRLHILGKMNTVVPAPEENLSPYAPRLKTIKIDPEKIGTVIGPGGKVIKKIIEECGVGMNVEDDGTVSISSDDLAAIDKAEKIILSLVEEVKVGAIYDGTVKKIMEFGAFVEILPGKEGLVHISNLDHTRVRAVTDVVSVGDKFKVKVIKVDKQGRIDLSRKEAMDL; encoded by the coding sequence ATGAGTATAGATTACAACATCGAGGTTGGAAAAGGACGTCTTAATTTTAATACCGGCTACCTGGCCAAGCAGGCGCATGGAGCTGTTGTCGTTTCCTATGGAGAAACGATCGTCTTTGCTACGGCCGTTATTGACAAAAATGTCCGTGAAGGACAGGATTTTTTCCCTTTAACAGTGGATTATCGGGAGAAATCTTATGCCGCTGGAAAAATTCCCGGTGGTTTTATTAAAAGGGAATCACGTCCCTCGGATCGTGAAACTCTGGTTTGCAGGCTCACCGACAGGCCACTGCGGCCTCTGTTTCCCCCGGATTTCATCAATGAAGTCCAGATTATAATTTATGTTCTTTCCCATGACAAGCAGAATCAGCCCGATGTGCTTGCCATCAACGCCGCATCGGCAGCTCTCAGTGTTTCCGGCATTCCCTTCAGGGGACCCGTAGGCGCTGTGAGAGTGGGAAGAATAGGCGGAGAGCTGGTTGTTAATCCCACTTTTACTGAAATGAAGGAAAGTGATATTGACCTGGTCGTGGCCGGTACAAAAAAGGCCGTAACCATGATTGAGGGTTCATCAAAGAATATTTCCGAGGCGGAGATGCTTGCTGCCGTGGAGTTTGCCCACGAGAACATCAAGAAGATTTGTGCGGCTCAGGATGAATTTGCGTCCCAGGTTAATAAACCGGCCATCAATTATACCTCTTTCACCGCCGATGCCGGTCTGAAGAGTAAAGCCGTTGAAGTTTATTTTAAAGAAGTGGAAGGACTGATTCAGTATAAAGATAAAAAGGAAAGAGAGGATGCCTTTGATGCTATCGTAGAAAAGGCCAAATCCGAACTTGAAGAGCAGTTCCCCGAAACCATTGGACAGATCCGGGGAATTATCGACGACATGGACGGCGAAATAATCCGCAAACGGATACTCGACGAGGGAGTCAGGGCCGACGGAAGGGGCCTGAAGGATATCCGTCCCATTGATATAATGGCGGGGATACTTCCCAGGGCACACGGTTCTGCCGTGTTTACCCGGGGACAGACCCAGAGTCTTGGCATTACCACGCTGGGAACCATTGCTGATGCACAGCGTTTGGATAGCCTCGAAGGCGAAAGCCATAAACGTTTCATGCTCCACTACCATTTTCCCCCCTTCTGCGTGGGAGAAACAGGAAGGACCGGCGGTGTCGGACGGCGCGAGATCGGTCACGGTATGCTTGCCGAACGTGCTCTGGAATATGCCATTCCTGAATCGGATGTATTTCCCTATACCATTCGACAGGTATCGGAGGTGCTGGAATCAAACGGTTCGTCATCTATGGCAACAGTATGTTCCGGTTCGCTCGCCATGTACAATGCGGGTGTGCCTCTGAAAGCGGCTGTGGCTGGTATAGCCATGGGACTTATCCTGGAAAACGACCGATTCGCCATTCTCAGTGATATACTGGGACTGGAGGATCATCTCGGCGATATGGACTTCAAGGTGGCCGGGACCAGCGAAGGTATAACTGCTTTTCAGCTGGATATCAAGGTGGAAGGTATTACCACGGAGATCATGCGCGTCGCCCTGGAACAGGCAAGAGAGGGAAGGCTTCATATCCTCGGGAAAATGAACACTGTGGTTCCCGCCCCGGAGGAAAATCTTTCACCATATGCACCAAGGCTGAAGACCATCAAGATTGATCCGGAAAAGATCGGCACGGTTATCGGTCCCGGCGGAAAGGTGATAAAGAAGATCATCGAGGAATGCGGTGTCGGCATGAATGTCGAAGATGATGGAACCGTATCAATCAGCTCCGACGACCTGGCAGCGATTGACAAAGCCGAAAAGATCATTCTCAGCCTTGTTGAGGAAGTCAAGGTGGGAGCCATCTATGACGGGACCGTCAAAAAAATCATGGAATTCGGTGCTTTTGTTGAAATACTGCCCGGTAAGGAAGGACTTGTGCACATATCCAATCTCGACCATACCAGGGTCAGGGCCGTGACCGATGTTGTTTCCGTAGGAGACAAGTTCAAGGTCAAGGTTATAAAAGTGGATAAACAGGGACGCATCGACCTGAGCAGAAAAGAAGCGATGGATCTGTAA
- a CDS encoding peptidase M16, with protein sequence MVTKYVQENGLRVILEPVDNVASISAGLWLTRGSRDEMEEQYGYAHFVEHMLFKGTEKYTAQELARIVDRVGGQHNAATNREYTCYYINVIFEHLEMAVEILADMYFGSLLDPVELEKEKNVIIEEIKMYEDTPDEFIHDLFMENMLIGHPLSHSILGTVESIGATTSEKLRKFYNHHYRNENAVFVIAGNFETDHARKLIDTYFKKGAAKGDVSKLSAPSSPERLYLKHCERDLEQVHFCMGAEGLKRADDDRWGLYILSTILGGSMSSRLFQKIREDEGLSYSVYTFHSSFSDTGIFGIYCATAPENYRRAVELTMEECRKILKNGVSSEELQDAKTFMKGNLALSFESMEVRMGQLAKNEMTFERQFGFEEIIRLIDRVTMDDFNRTASRLFTDITFSLVSLGRKPKWKYKDLDLHI encoded by the coding sequence ATGGTTACCAAATATGTACAGGAAAACGGGCTCCGGGTCATCCTTGAGCCCGTTGATAATGTTGCGTCCATTTCTGCCGGTTTGTGGCTTACCAGGGGTTCCCGTGATGAAATGGAAGAACAGTATGGATATGCTCATTTTGTCGAGCATATGCTTTTCAAGGGGACTGAAAAATATACAGCCCAGGAACTGGCGCGCATTGTCGACCGTGTAGGCGGCCAACATAATGCGGCAACTAACAGGGAATATACCTGCTATTACATCAACGTGATTTTTGAACACCTGGAGATGGCCGTTGAAATTCTGGCCGACATGTATTTTGGTTCCCTCCTGGACCCGGTCGAGCTTGAAAAAGAAAAAAATGTCATCATCGAAGAAATAAAAATGTATGAGGACACTCCCGATGAGTTCATACACGATCTCTTCATGGAGAATATGCTTATTGGTCACCCCCTGAGTCATTCAATACTCGGAACCGTGGAAAGCATCGGTGCCACCACGAGTGAAAAACTCCGGAAATTTTATAATCATCATTACCGGAACGAAAACGCCGTTTTTGTCATCGCCGGTAATTTTGAAACGGATCATGCCAGAAAGCTTATAGATACCTATTTTAAGAAAGGCGCCGCAAAGGGCGACGTATCCAAGTTGTCGGCCCCGTCTTCACCGGAACGGCTTTATCTGAAGCATTGTGAACGGGACCTGGAACAGGTTCATTTCTGCATGGGAGCTGAAGGTCTGAAAAGGGCCGATGATGACCGCTGGGGTCTTTATATACTCAGCACGATTCTCGGAGGCAGTATGTCTTCGCGTCTTTTTCAGAAAATTCGTGAAGATGAAGGCCTCAGCTACTCGGTGTATACATTTCATTCCTCTTTCAGTGATACGGGAATTTTTGGTATTTATTGCGCTACTGCCCCGGAGAATTACCGCCGTGCCGTTGAGCTCACCATGGAGGAATGCCGGAAAATCCTTAAAAACGGGGTATCCTCAGAAGAACTGCAGGATGCGAAGACTTTCATGAAGGGGAACCTGGCCCTGAGCTTTGAGAGCATGGAAGTGCGCATGGGACAGTTGGCGAAGAATGAAATGACCTTTGAAAGGCAATTTGGCTTCGAGGAAATCATCAGGCTTATAGATAGAGTAACCATGGATGACTTCAATAGAACTGCAAGCCGTCTGTTTACCGATATAACGTTCTCTCTGGTGTCTCTAGGCCGAAAACCAAAATGGAAGTACAAGGACCTTGATCTGCACATATGA
- a CDS encoding cell division protein — protein sequence MASKSEFMNSTIGAGSSFEGKFYISGSLRIDGKFEGEIKTDDELVVGVTGKVKTDIIAKSVVIAGTVIGNIRAEEEVKLLETGKVLGDIMAPSISIQKGVVAHGSIIITGGHKKDPKKVIEDAYAGSSSSSKSDN from the coding sequence ATGGCATCAAAGAGTGAATTTATGAACAGTACAATTGGTGCTGGATCGAGTTTTGAAGGAAAATTCTATATCAGCGGTTCTCTGCGTATCGATGGTAAATTTGAAGGTGAAATAAAGACCGATGACGAACTGGTTGTGGGAGTAACCGGTAAAGTCAAAACGGATATCATAGCCAAATCAGTCGTTATTGCCGGAACCGTTATCGGCAACATCAGGGCTGAAGAGGAAGTGAAGCTTCTGGAGACCGGCAAGGTCCTGGGTGATATTATGGCGCCGTCCATTTCCATCCAGAAAGGCGTTGTCGCCCATGGAAGCATAATTATTACAGGCGGACATAAAAAGGATCCTAAAAAGGTAATTGAAGATGCCTATGCGGGGTCTAGTTCATCTTCTAAAAGTGATAACTGA
- a CDS encoding glycine--tRNA ligase subunit beta codes for MLKNINFLCEIGTEEIPAGYLPSAVEAIQKSLKDQLLDNRIDFDELEVLATPRRLAIMAANLAKSQRAEEAELKGPAAKAAYDGEGKPTKALEGFMKANGVSPENLFNRDTGKGEYVFAVKKLESRQTVEILPGIVEKIVMEIPFPKRMKWSDKSLTFPRPINYFLILFDDRVVPFEIEGIVSSNKTRGHYIQANRMIEISSISEYEDILKKNHVLVNQRERRDFIDRELHAAAEKAHCRLIEDEENLNIVTFLVEYPHVVICEFDRAFLAIPDIALIAEMKEHQKYFALREADGSLSNRFLVVSNNPPTENIKIGNERVIAARFNDASFFYKEDRKVKLIDMVDTLKDVLFHKELGTIFAKVERMEKIADVVAHETGLDAAVLEKVRRAILLCKVDLNTAMVYEFSSLQGKIGRIYALSDGEDGEVADAIEEHYKPRFQGDPLPKSVVSMMVSLAEKIDNIFGSFSVGNIPKGSADPYALRRQANAVVDLLIGGSIDISLRDVLEKIAPQYKNGKDLVEQILDFIMARAKTIFSENGFRYDEIDACLSIGSSNYLELFRRAKSINEFRKNENFSRMLLSFKRMNNIVSGFRKENTDYKLSFKASLLEEKEEKELHEFFDSRKDQISRYIAESSYIALFELLIQGKAIIDGFFDKVLVMDKRIDVRDNRLYLLENILGNFSSLLDFSKISDK; via the coding sequence ATGCTTAAAAACATCAATTTTCTCTGTGAAATCGGAACCGAAGAAATCCCGGCGGGATACCTTCCGTCGGCCGTGGAAGCAATACAGAAATCCCTGAAGGATCAGCTTCTTGACAACCGGATTGATTTTGACGAACTGGAGGTCCTTGCCACACCGCGAAGACTTGCCATTATGGCGGCGAACCTGGCGAAATCCCAGAGAGCGGAAGAGGCGGAACTGAAGGGGCCGGCGGCAAAGGCTGCCTATGACGGCGAAGGCAAACCGACTAAGGCACTGGAAGGATTCATGAAGGCCAATGGCGTATCCCCGGAAAATCTTTTCAACAGGGATACGGGAAAGGGTGAATATGTTTTTGCTGTGAAAAAACTGGAATCAAGGCAAACCGTGGAGATACTTCCGGGAATCGTGGAAAAAATCGTCATGGAGATACCTTTTCCAAAAAGGATGAAGTGGAGTGATAAAAGTCTCACGTTCCCCCGCCCCATCAATTATTTCCTGATACTGTTTGATGACAGAGTGGTTCCCTTTGAAATAGAGGGGATAGTATCCTCGAATAAAACACGGGGGCATTATATACAGGCCAACCGGATGATTGAAATAAGCAGTATCAGTGAATATGAGGACATTCTTAAAAAGAACCATGTTCTGGTCAATCAGCGTGAGCGGCGTGATTTCATCGACAGGGAACTTCACGCAGCAGCTGAAAAGGCCCATTGCCGGCTCATCGAGGATGAAGAGAACTTGAATATAGTAACATTTCTGGTGGAATATCCCCATGTCGTGATCTGCGAGTTCGACAGGGCTTTTCTCGCTATTCCCGATATAGCACTCATAGCCGAGATGAAGGAGCACCAGAAGTATTTCGCCCTGCGTGAAGCCGACGGGAGCCTGTCCAACAGGTTCCTCGTGGTGTCCAATAACCCTCCCACGGAAAACATAAAAATCGGAAATGAACGGGTTATAGCTGCCCGATTCAACGACGCCAGCTTTTTTTATAAGGAAGACCGGAAGGTTAAACTTATTGATATGGTGGATACCCTCAAGGACGTTCTTTTCCACAAGGAGCTGGGTACCATCTTTGCCAAGGTGGAACGCATGGAAAAGATCGCCGATGTGGTGGCCCATGAAACAGGACTTGATGCGGCAGTACTGGAAAAGGTCAGAAGGGCCATTCTCCTGTGCAAGGTGGACCTGAACACGGCGATGGTTTATGAGTTTTCGTCTCTGCAGGGAAAAATCGGACGCATCTATGCCCTGAGCGACGGTGAAGACGGGGAAGTTGCCGATGCCATCGAAGAACATTATAAACCGCGTTTTCAGGGCGACCCCCTTCCCAAAAGTGTGGTGTCCATGATGGTTTCCCTGGCGGAAAAGATTGACAATATTTTCGGTTCATTCTCCGTGGGGAATATCCCCAAAGGCTCGGCTGACCCCTATGCCCTGCGCAGGCAGGCCAATGCCGTGGTCGATCTTTTGATCGGCGGCTCTATCGATATTTCACTGCGTGATGTGCTGGAAAAAATCGCCCCGCAATATAAAAACGGCAAAGACCTGGTGGAACAGATCCTGGATTTCATCATGGCCAGGGCCAAAACAATTTTCTCCGAAAACGGGTTCCGGTATGATGAAATCGACGCCTGTCTATCTATCGGCAGCAGCAATTACCTGGAGCTGTTCCGGCGCGCGAAGAGCATCAACGAATTCAGGAAGAATGAAAATTTTTCCCGGATGCTGCTCAGTTTCAAGCGGATGAACAATATTGTCTCCGGTTTCAGGAAGGAGAACACGGATTATAAACTCTCATTCAAGGCTTCACTCCTGGAGGAGAAGGAAGAAAAAGAGCTCCATGAATTCTTTGATTCACGGAAAGATCAGATAAGCCGATACATTGCGGAGAGCAGTTACATAGCACTTTTTGAACTGCTGATTCAGGGTAAGGCCATCATTGACGGTTTTTTTGACAAAGTTCTGGTTATGGACAAGCGGATCGATGTAAGGGACAACAGGCTCTATCTTCTGGAAAATATACTGGGCAATTTTTCCAGTCTTCTGGATTTTTCAAAGATATCTGATAAATAA
- a CDS encoding acetyltransferase translates to MSSRPLVWGIWNVVLYGPNIHLGNRVVIVGANGYRTSLTTVKHKKGEGHISIGDRVLVMNGVRISSASEIRIGDDCMLANFCYLTDADWHDIHDRTDSPGRTAPIILERGAWIGDSAIICKGVRIGENSIVGAGSVVRRDVPPNSVAIGNPARVVKELDPERIVLMKKLYKDMGMPGHDGGEEQ, encoded by the coding sequence ATGTCGAGCCGCCCCCTGGTCTGGGGAATCTGGAATGTTGTGCTTTACGGACCCAATATACACCTGGGAAACCGGGTCGTCATAGTCGGGGCCAACGGGTACCGGACAAGCCTGACAACGGTAAAGCATAAAAAAGGGGAGGGGCATATATCCATCGGGGACCGCGTCCTGGTCATGAACGGTGTGAGAATCAGCAGCGCCTCGGAGATACGTATCGGTGATGACTGTATGCTGGCCAATTTCTGCTATCTCACCGATGCCGACTGGCATGACATTCATGACCGCACCGATTCGCCGGGAAGAACGGCCCCGATTATTCTCGAGAGGGGAGCGTGGATCGGTGATTCGGCCATTATATGCAAGGGCGTCCGGATAGGTGAGAATTCCATCGTCGGAGCCGGGTCCGTTGTCCGCAGGGACGTGCCGCCCAACAGCGTGGCTATCGGTAATCCCGCACGTGTCGTCAAGGAGCTGGATCCTGAGCGTATTGTGCTCATGAAAAAGCTTTACAAGGACATGGGTATGCCCGGACATGACGGGGGTGAGGAACAATGA